The following proteins are encoded in a genomic region of Planococcus lenghuensis:
- a CDS encoding IclR family transcriptional regulator encodes MSTKKSDNFKKTGDYIQSLERGLEVIQAFSQKDPALTVSEAAKKTGLSRPTARRILLTLEHLGFVESRNNAFLLTPKTLSLGFAYLSSNNTWSIAHPIMRDFVSRTGESCSISILDGADILYVARVSAKRIMSINLDVGSRLPAYATSMGHVLLAGLSEQELDEYFESVQLEKFTDRTITDEEQLRHTLAEVRQKGWGGVDQQFEEGLRSIAVPISSPDGKVIAAINCSAHAGRISKQVLREEFLPILQNTAEKISQSIAAATNSAYL; translated from the coding sequence TTGTCAACAAAAAAATCAGATAATTTTAAAAAGACGGGGGATTATATTCAATCGCTGGAACGGGGACTTGAAGTGATCCAAGCCTTCTCCCAGAAGGATCCTGCTTTGACTGTCAGCGAGGCAGCCAAAAAAACCGGGCTCAGCAGGCCGACGGCGCGGCGGATTTTGCTGACACTGGAGCATCTGGGATTTGTCGAATCCAGAAATAATGCTTTTCTGCTGACTCCCAAGACGCTGTCACTCGGATTCGCCTACCTTTCCTCCAACAACACGTGGAGCATCGCACATCCAATCATGCGGGATTTTGTGTCCCGGACAGGTGAATCATGTTCCATCTCGATTTTGGACGGTGCAGATATTTTATATGTTGCCCGGGTTTCAGCCAAACGGATCATGTCTATCAACCTGGATGTCGGTTCCCGGCTTCCGGCTTATGCCACATCGATGGGGCATGTGCTGCTCGCCGGGCTGTCTGAACAGGAATTGGACGAGTACTTCGAATCCGTGCAGCTTGAGAAATTCACGGACAGGACCATCACTGATGAAGAGCAGCTTCGGCATACACTTGCTGAAGTACGGCAAAAAGGCTGGGGCGGGGTGGATCAGCAGTTCGAAGAAGGGCTCCGGTCAATTGCTGTGCCAATTTCCAGTCCGGATGGAAAAGTAATTGCGGCGATCAATTGCTCTGCACATGCAGGCCGGATTTCAAAACAAGTACTGCGCGAAGAATTTTTGCCGATTCTCCAAAACACGGCGGAGAAAATCAGCCAATCGATTGCGGCTGCCACTAATTCCGCTTATTTATAG
- a CDS encoding aminotransferase-like domain-containing protein, whose amino-acid sequence MRKTKHRQLVDLVKGKISDGEWAIGSMIPSQRDLAKRCGMNRSTVVAALDELKADGLLRTITGKGTIVANNSWTLRDEGVPLNWISGLLHRGTETAERVQMDETGNKLIRLDRDELVRTMFPARDMQVIMRGVLADWQGTSAGGPNGDPVLRKAICNHLKEKGIQTSPESVLVTSGATQALHLITTALVRPGEMLITEDPSPLSRSAGLRDAGMRLVRLPVDEAGLRPESLPPYEKRRAVLYAMPAFQNPTGSLMPEERRAELIRLGQREQISIIEDDSFGDLWIDSPPPLSLKTRDTFGNVLYIGSLSQVLGPDFRIGWTVGPKAVIDRLAAVKAEMDGGTSLLQQLAAAKWLASELHGQHLDYLRRQLRLRREVALEALEEHLTGRAVWTEPAGGYYIWVRVNPDSQDRLLFQKAQAKGIAVSPGNGFTSRPGQTFRLSYSLISTAEIRKGIALLGQILK is encoded by the coding sequence ATGCGGAAGACAAAACACAGACAATTGGTGGATCTCGTGAAAGGGAAAATTTCGGACGGAGAATGGGCGATCGGCAGCATGATCCCCAGTCAACGAGATTTGGCGAAGCGGTGTGGCATGAACCGGAGTACGGTAGTCGCCGCATTGGACGAGCTGAAGGCGGATGGTCTACTTAGAACGATTACAGGAAAAGGCACGATTGTCGCCAATAACAGCTGGACACTGAGGGATGAAGGCGTGCCGCTGAACTGGATTTCAGGCCTTCTTCATAGAGGGACGGAAACTGCTGAAAGAGTTCAAATGGATGAAACGGGAAACAAGCTGATCCGATTAGATCGGGATGAGCTGGTGCGGACAATGTTTCCAGCTCGGGATATGCAAGTGATCATGAGGGGGGTGCTTGCAGATTGGCAAGGCACGTCTGCGGGAGGACCAAATGGAGATCCGGTATTGCGGAAAGCTATCTGCAATCACTTGAAGGAAAAAGGCATCCAGACATCTCCGGAATCTGTCCTTGTCACATCAGGGGCCACACAAGCGCTGCATCTGATCACCACAGCGCTTGTCCGACCGGGCGAGATGCTGATAACCGAAGATCCCTCTCCGCTATCCCGTTCAGCTGGACTGCGGGACGCCGGCATGCGGCTTGTCCGGCTGCCGGTGGATGAAGCCGGTCTCCGGCCGGAGAGTCTCCCGCCATATGAAAAACGGCGTGCTGTATTATACGCGATGCCGGCTTTCCAGAATCCGACAGGATCGCTGATGCCGGAAGAGCGCCGCGCGGAATTGATCCGACTGGGACAGCGTGAGCAGATTTCGATCATCGAAGACGATTCTTTCGGAGATTTATGGATTGATTCACCGCCGCCTCTGTCACTGAAAACGCGGGATACCTTCGGAAATGTCCTGTATATCGGAAGCTTGTCACAGGTGCTTGGCCCTGATTTCAGGATCGGCTGGACAGTCGGGCCGAAAGCGGTCATTGACCGTCTTGCCGCAGTAAAGGCGGAGATGGACGGCGGCACAAGCCTACTGCAGCAGCTTGCCGCCGCGAAATGGCTGGCAAGCGAACTTCACGGACAGCATCTGGATTATTTGAGAAGACAACTGCGTCTCAGGAGGGAAGTGGCTCTTGAAGCACTGGAAGAACATTTGACCGGACGTGCCGTCTGGACGGAACCGGCCGGTGGATATTATATCTGGGTGCGGGTGAATCCGGACAGCCAGGATCGGCTGCTGTTTCAAAAAGCCCAAGCAAAGGGCATAGCGGTAAGTCCGGGCAACGGGTTCACTTCGCGTCCGGGGCAGACCTTCCGCTTATCCTATAGTCTGATATCGACGGCAGAGATAAGGAAAGGCATCGCATTGCTTGGCCAAATTCTTAAATGA
- a CDS encoding DMT family transporter, giving the protein MNTKAWTMALLTVLIWGTTFAAIRVSLHGGYEAGHLVLVRYLIASALFLLYALWPGVRFRLPHRKDLPKIFGLSLIGISVYHIGITFGEQTISAGTAGMLIGSAPIFTAIIAMLVLKERPGTAGWLGLVTGFIGILLIMFGTEGGAFSLEWGAILVLISALAASIFFVFQKGLLTRYTSIELTAYFTWAGTIPFFLFAPGVADSISAATAEANWAALYVGIFPAAIGYALWATALSAGNAGSVASVLYLEPAVAVFTAWLLLGEWPTALSVTGGIIALFGVLLVNSFGPKRKEQRVQEEWSHQNS; this is encoded by the coding sequence ATGAATACAAAAGCGTGGACAATGGCCTTGTTGACTGTTCTGATCTGGGGGACGACATTCGCGGCAATCCGAGTTAGCCTGCACGGCGGTTACGAAGCGGGACATCTTGTACTGGTGCGGTACCTCATTGCATCCGCCCTGTTCCTGCTATATGCCCTTTGGCCCGGCGTGCGGTTCCGGCTGCCGCACCGGAAGGATCTGCCAAAGATTTTCGGGCTCAGTCTCATTGGTATCAGTGTTTACCATATCGGCATCACATTCGGTGAACAGACGATTTCAGCCGGAACCGCCGGCATGCTAATCGGTTCCGCTCCGATTTTCACGGCCATCATTGCGATGTTGGTCCTGAAGGAACGCCCCGGCACAGCGGGCTGGCTTGGGCTCGTTACTGGCTTCATTGGTATCCTGCTCATCATGTTCGGCACAGAAGGCGGTGCTTTTTCACTTGAATGGGGCGCAATTCTCGTGCTCATCTCCGCTCTCGCCGCATCGATTTTTTTCGTTTTTCAGAAAGGACTGCTCACCCGCTACACGTCGATTGAATTGACCGCCTATTTTACCTGGGCTGGTACGATCCCGTTTTTCCTGTTCGCACCCGGCGTGGCGGATTCCATCTCGGCAGCAACAGCGGAGGCGAACTGGGCGGCGCTGTACGTCGGAATCTTCCCGGCTGCAATCGGTTATGCCCTGTGGGCCACGGCCCTTTCTGCAGGCAATGCCGGTTCCGTTGCAAGCGTTCTTTACCTTGAGCCGGCGGTCGCCGTATTCACCGCCTGGCTGCTGCTTGGCGAATGGCCGACTGCTCTGTCCGTCACGGGCGGGATCATCGCGCTTTTCGGAGTGCTCCTAGTGAACAGCTTCGGTCCGAAACGGAAGGAACAGCGTGTGCAGGAGGAATGGTCACACCAAAATTCTTAA